The following coding sequences are from one Rutidosis leptorrhynchoides isolate AG116_Rl617_1_P2 chromosome 11, CSIRO_AGI_Rlap_v1, whole genome shotgun sequence window:
- the LOC139874288 gene encoding uncharacterized protein, with amino-acid sequence MSRLLDDYSFRSSNNPNHETLRNNCVPLKVEVFIWRLIRRRLPVRVKLDKRGIDLHSVRCPLCDDDIESLDHAFIFCKQAMEVWERVYKWWGFGGVSNLSINEAFRGKSQAPLSPVSSKLWQAVEWTSAYLIWWNRNQKVFSNNSWTGASALLEIQLKSYDWISKRFKKKKIDWFDWLANPCSCV; translated from the coding sequence ATGTCGAGATTGCTTGATGATTATTCTTTTCGTAGCAGCAACAACCCGAATCATGAGACGTTGAGAAACAATTGTGTTCCATTGAAAGTCGAAGTGTTCATATGGCGGTTGATTAGAAGACGGCTACCGGTCCGCGTGAAGTTAGATAAAAGAGGTATCGATCTACACTCTGTGCGTTGCCCCCTTTGCGATGATGATATCGAATCCCTAGACCATGCCTTTATTTTTTGTAAACAAGCTATGGAGGTATGGGAAAGGGTTTATAAATGGTGGGGTTTTGGTGGTGTCTCAAATCTAAGTATCAACGAGGCATTTAGAGGAAAGAGTCAAGCTCCGTTATCACCCGTTAGCTCCAAATTATGGCAAGCGGTTGAGTGGACGAGTGCCTATCTAATATGGTGGAATCGTAATCAAAAAGTGTTCTCAAATAATTCGTGGACTGGTGCAAGTGCGCTCCTCGAGATTCAGTTGAAATCGTACGACTGGATTTCCAAACGATTCAAAAAGAAAAAGATTGATTGGTTTGATTGGCTGGCCAATCCCTGTTCATGTGTCTAA